A genome region from Ralstonia solanacearum K60 includes the following:
- a CDS encoding IclR family transcriptional regulator has protein sequence MPLDDDLPPDATAPDSAPAERASTGIQSAEIALSMLSAMARTGGAHAVSELGRLLGMPRAKVHRYLVSLERMGFVEQDPASARYRLGTQALQVGLSALTDVDFVREGSTMLPKLAERLNESVFLSVWSDRGPVIVRWEDGGKRVTINVRVGSVMPLLNSATGQACAAWMPEIQIAPLIDRELRGPGAARIGLTDWLNCRARWQAVRHEGVARISGTLVHGIDSVAVPVLDAQGKLAGAITALGLSSAFDAGEDGTPARLLREAGRALSLRLGYHGQALTAGTAAPAKRGRRPKHAPAPA, from the coding sequence ATGCCTCTCGACGACGATCTTCCACCCGACGCCACCGCGCCGGACAGCGCCCCGGCCGAACGCGCCAGCACCGGCATCCAGTCCGCCGAGATCGCGCTGTCAATGCTCTCGGCCATGGCCCGCACCGGCGGCGCGCACGCCGTCTCCGAACTCGGCCGCCTGCTGGGCATGCCCCGGGCCAAGGTGCACCGCTACCTGGTGTCGCTCGAGCGCATGGGCTTTGTCGAGCAGGACCCGGCCTCCGCGCGCTACCGCCTCGGCACGCAGGCGCTGCAGGTGGGCCTGTCGGCCCTGACCGACGTCGATTTCGTGCGCGAAGGCAGCACCATGCTGCCCAAGCTGGCCGAACGCCTGAACGAGAGCGTGTTCCTGTCGGTGTGGAGCGACCGCGGACCGGTGATCGTGCGCTGGGAAGACGGCGGCAAGCGGGTCACGATCAACGTGCGCGTCGGCTCGGTGATGCCGCTGCTGAACTCGGCCACCGGCCAGGCGTGTGCGGCGTGGATGCCGGAAATCCAGATCGCCCCGCTGATCGACCGCGAGTTGCGCGGCCCGGGCGCGGCCCGCATCGGCCTCACCGACTGGCTGAACTGCCGCGCCCGCTGGCAGGCGGTGCGGCACGAGGGCGTGGCGCGCATCAGCGGCACGCTGGTCCACGGTATCGACTCGGTGGCCGTGCCGGTGCTGGATGCGCAAGGCAAGCTGGCCGGGGCGATCACCGCGCTGGGGCTGTCCAGCGCGTTCGACGCCGGCGAAGACGGCACGCCCGCGCGGCTGCTGCGCGAAGCCGGCCGGGCCCTGTCGCTGCGCCTGGGCTATCACGGCCAGGCGCTGACGGCGGGGACCGCCGCGCCGGCCAAACGGGGACGCCGTCCGAAGCACGCGCCGGCCCCAGCGTAA
- a CDS encoding fumarylacetoacetate hydrolase family protein, with translation MKLATLKDGSRDGQLAVVSRDLKTAHFATHIAGTLQRALDDWSFHAPQLQALYEQLNTGRARHPFPFAPANCMAPLPRAYQWADGSAYVNHVELVRRARGAEMPPEFWTDPLMYQGGSDDLAGPQDPIVCRSEAFGIDFEAEVAVITGDVPMGTEPAAAGEAIRLVMLANDVSLRNLIPGELAKGFGFFQSKPATAFSPVAVTPDELGDAWRGRRVHLPMTVHWNGKKVGQPDCGTDMVFDFGQLIAHLCKTRNVRAGSIVGSGTISNTDRSKGYCCIAEKRMLETIDAGAPATEFMRYGDTVKIEMFDGNGASIFGAIDQEVVAPGTQG, from the coding sequence ATGAAACTCGCCACCCTCAAGGATGGCTCGCGCGACGGCCAACTGGCCGTGGTGTCGCGCGACCTGAAGACCGCGCACTTCGCGACCCACATCGCCGGGACGCTGCAGCGCGCGCTCGATGACTGGTCTTTCCATGCACCGCAGCTGCAGGCGCTGTACGAGCAGCTCAATACGGGCCGCGCCCGGCATCCGTTCCCCTTTGCGCCGGCCAACTGCATGGCGCCGCTGCCGCGCGCCTACCAGTGGGCCGACGGCTCGGCCTACGTCAACCATGTCGAACTGGTGCGCCGCGCACGCGGTGCCGAGATGCCACCCGAGTTCTGGACCGATCCGCTGATGTACCAGGGCGGCTCGGACGATCTGGCCGGCCCGCAGGATCCCATCGTCTGCCGCAGCGAGGCCTTCGGCATCGATTTCGAGGCCGAGGTGGCGGTCATCACCGGCGACGTGCCGATGGGCACCGAGCCCGCCGCGGCCGGCGAGGCCATCCGGCTGGTCATGCTGGCCAACGATGTGTCGCTGCGCAACCTGATTCCCGGGGAACTGGCCAAGGGCTTCGGCTTTTTCCAGAGCAAGCCGGCCACGGCGTTCTCGCCGGTGGCGGTGACGCCCGACGAGCTCGGCGACGCGTGGCGCGGGCGCAGGGTACACCTGCCGATGACGGTGCACTGGAACGGCAAGAAGGTCGGCCAGCCCGACTGCGGCACCGACATGGTGTTCGACTTCGGCCAACTGATCGCGCATCTCTGCAAGACGCGCAACGTGCGCGCGGGCAGCATCGTCGGCTCGGGCACGATCTCCAACACGGACCGCAGCAAGGGCTACTGCTGCATTGCCGAGAAGCGCATGCTGGAGACGATCGACGCCGGCGCGCCCGCCACGGAGTTCATGCGCTACGGCGATACCGTGAAGATCGAGATGTTCGACGGCAACGGCGCCTCGATCTTCGGCGCGATCGACCAGGAAGTGGTGGCGCCCGGCACGCAAGGGTGA
- a CDS encoding IclR family transcriptional regulator, with protein sequence MPRSTPPADADPDLDPEAESAGDAPARAGIQSIEVGFRLLDVLTRGNGPMMLRDLARAAPMNPAKAHRYLVSFARLGLVAQTPEGRYDLGPFASEMGMVSLNRQDPMRRARPAAAALRDEIDHTVGLAVWGNQGPAIVHWEEASHPITVSLRLGDVMPMLNSATGRVFGAYLPRAQTLPFIQRELDLLSAAGAAASLPEHPGTLQAYDAICAEVRARGVSRIHGGVLPGIHAMSLPVFDANGQLCLALIALGAQGAFDTTADGPLERRLRQAVQQLSSDLGYVPPHLPQS encoded by the coding sequence ATGCCCCGCTCCACGCCACCCGCCGACGCCGATCCGGACCTGGATCCCGAAGCCGAATCCGCAGGGGATGCGCCCGCGCGCGCAGGCATCCAGTCCATCGAAGTCGGGTTCCGCTTGCTCGACGTGCTCACGCGCGGCAACGGCCCGATGATGCTGCGCGATCTCGCACGCGCCGCACCGATGAACCCGGCCAAGGCACACCGCTACCTGGTCAGCTTCGCGCGCCTGGGGCTGGTCGCGCAGACCCCCGAGGGCCGCTACGATCTCGGCCCGTTCGCGAGCGAAATGGGGATGGTGAGCCTGAACCGGCAGGACCCGATGCGCCGCGCACGCCCCGCCGCCGCTGCGTTGCGCGACGAGATCGACCACACCGTCGGCCTCGCCGTCTGGGGCAACCAGGGGCCGGCCATCGTCCACTGGGAGGAGGCCAGCCATCCGATCACCGTCAGCCTGCGCCTGGGCGACGTGATGCCCATGCTCAACTCGGCCACCGGCCGCGTATTCGGCGCCTACCTGCCGCGCGCGCAAACGCTGCCGTTCATCCAGCGCGAGCTGGACCTGCTGTCCGCCGCCGGCGCCGCGGCGAGCCTCCCGGAACATCCGGGCACGCTGCAAGCGTACGACGCCATCTGCGCCGAAGTGCGCGCGCGCGGCGTGTCGCGCATCCACGGCGGCGTGCTGCCGGGCATCCATGCGATGTCCCTGCCGGTGTTCGACGCCAACGGCCAGTTGTGCCTGGCGCTGATCGCCCTGGGTGCGCAAGGCGCTTTCGATACCACGGCCGACGGCCCGCTGGAGCGGCGCTTGCGGCAGGCCGTACAACAGCTTTCCTCCGATCTTGGATACGTTCCGCCCCACCTCCCGCAATCCTGA
- a CDS encoding glutathione peroxidase — MSSPSIATPTLARARDRLTRRHAAGVLRRHHLLIIVIAIVIAIIALLLPRTGHAAVGTQAAPAPSPAAATTGKCPAALDFRVKRLQDDAPQDLCQYAGRVVLVVNTASYCGYTYQYEGLEALYAKYRGKGLTVLGFPSNDFEQEPGTGKQIASFCYNTYGVKFPMFSKTSVVGPAASPLYHWLTRQTGQPPKWNFHKYLLDRSGRVVAVYPSRIEPSDPAIVNRIDTLLAEPAPR, encoded by the coding sequence ATGTCGTCGCCTTCCATCGCCACGCCCACGCTTGCCCGCGCACGCGACCGGCTCACCCGCCGGCACGCTGCGGGCGTGCTGCGCCGGCATCACTTGCTGATCATCGTGATCGCCATCGTCATCGCGATCATTGCGCTGCTGCTGCCGCGCACCGGCCACGCGGCCGTGGGCACCCAGGCCGCGCCGGCACCGTCGCCCGCAGCCGCGACCACCGGCAAGTGCCCGGCCGCCCTCGATTTCCGCGTCAAGCGCCTGCAGGACGATGCGCCGCAAGACCTCTGCCAGTACGCCGGCCGCGTGGTGCTGGTGGTCAACACCGCCAGCTATTGCGGCTACACCTACCAGTACGAGGGGCTCGAAGCGCTGTACGCCAAGTACCGCGGCAAGGGCCTGACCGTGCTGGGTTTCCCCTCCAACGACTTCGAGCAGGAGCCGGGCACCGGCAAGCAAATCGCCAGCTTCTGCTACAACACCTACGGGGTGAAGTTCCCGATGTTCTCGAAGACTTCGGTGGTCGGGCCGGCGGCATCGCCGCTCTACCACTGGCTGACCCGGCAGACCGGGCAGCCGCCCAAGTGGAACTTCCACAAGTACCTGCTGGACCGCAGCGGCCGCGTGGTGGCCGTGTATCCGAGCCGGATCGAGCCGAGTGATCCGGCCATCGTCAACCGCATCGACACCCTGCTCGCGGAGCCGGCGCCCCGCTGA
- a CDS encoding type III pantothenate kinase, whose product MIRLKASAPERPLLLIDAGNTRIKWAWIAGDDDALPAASGDTPWPHAGARPHDQLAELVEDWRDCRGGTGAAPPEVWISAVAGPALRDALCARIARVFDGARVRIVASEAAAVGLRNGYRDPAQLGTDRWVGAVGARHAWPDTALLLVTAGTATTLDIVAPDGLFAGGLILPGLTLMMRALSRNTAQLPEIDIGYLAARDAQAQTIVPPWADNTQDAIALGCVTAQAGAIAQTWQALQTRYPGPARCVLSGGARAALGPHLRMPFQMHDNLVLLGLQVLAQAGHEGRPGVATPA is encoded by the coding sequence ATGATCCGCCTCAAAGCCTCCGCCCCCGAACGGCCGCTGTTGCTGATCGATGCCGGCAATACGCGCATCAAATGGGCCTGGATCGCCGGCGACGACGACGCCCTGCCCGCCGCGTCCGGCGACACCCCCTGGCCGCATGCCGGCGCGCGGCCGCACGACCAACTCGCCGAGCTGGTGGAAGACTGGCGCGACTGCCGCGGCGGCACCGGCGCGGCACCGCCCGAGGTATGGATCAGCGCGGTCGCCGGCCCGGCGCTGCGCGACGCGCTGTGCGCCCGCATCGCCCGTGTCTTCGATGGCGCGCGCGTGCGCATCGTCGCCTCCGAGGCCGCCGCCGTCGGGCTGCGCAACGGCTATCGGGACCCCGCCCAGCTCGGCACCGACCGCTGGGTGGGCGCCGTCGGTGCCCGCCACGCATGGCCGGATACGGCGCTGCTGCTGGTCACGGCCGGCACCGCCACCACGCTCGACATCGTCGCGCCCGACGGCCTCTTCGCCGGCGGGCTCATCCTGCCCGGACTCACGCTGATGATGCGCGCACTGTCGCGCAACACGGCACAACTGCCCGAGATCGATATCGGCTACCTGGCCGCGCGCGACGCCCAGGCGCAGACCATCGTGCCGCCGTGGGCCGACAACACGCAGGACGCGATCGCGCTGGGCTGCGTGACCGCCCAGGCAGGCGCCATCGCCCAGACCTGGCAGGCGCTGCAGACCCGGTATCCGGGGCCGGCCCGCTGCGTGCTGAGCGGCGGCGCGCGCGCGGCGCTCGGTCCGCACCTGCGCATGCCCTTCCAGATGCACGATAATCTGGTGCTGCTCGGCCTCCAGGTGCTGGCGCAGGCCGGTCACGAAGGCCGTCCGGGCGTCGCGACACCCGCCTGA
- the rfaE2 gene encoding D-glycero-beta-D-manno-heptose 1-phosphate adenylyltransferase: MSSLHQPAPAFEQKLCDPADVEARVRALPRPLVFTNGVFDILHRGHVTYLAQARALGASLVVGVNTDASVRMLGKGDDRPLNAQGDRLAVLAALESVSLVVLFAERTPVELIRRVRPDIYIKGGDYDIDTLEETRVVRSWGGTALAIPFEHDRSTTQLLKRVRASS, from the coding sequence ATGTCCAGCCTCCACCAGCCCGCGCCCGCGTTCGAACAGAAGCTTTGCGATCCCGCCGATGTGGAGGCCCGCGTACGCGCGCTGCCGCGCCCGCTGGTCTTCACCAACGGTGTGTTCGACATCCTGCATCGCGGGCACGTGACCTATCTCGCGCAGGCGCGCGCGCTGGGGGCCTCGCTGGTGGTGGGCGTGAATACCGACGCCTCGGTGCGCATGCTGGGCAAGGGCGACGATCGCCCGCTCAACGCCCAGGGCGACCGCCTGGCCGTGCTGGCCGCGCTGGAATCGGTGAGCCTGGTGGTGCTGTTCGCCGAACGCACGCCGGTCGAGCTGATCCGGCGCGTGCGCCCGGACATCTATATCAAGGGCGGCGACTACGATATCGACACGCTGGAAGAAACCCGCGTCGTGCGCAGCTGGGGCGGGACGGCACTGGCGATCCCGTTCGAGCACGATCGCTCGACGACGCAACTGCTCAAGCGCGTGCGCGCGAGTTCCTGA
- a CDS encoding biotin--[acetyl-CoA-carboxylase] ligase — translation MSSAPPPARWRLTRDRIQPTGVAAGWPVEVVESTGSTNADLMAALRAAVWPATVGTPAGAAPLVSARVLAALRQTAGRGRQGRPWDGDHGLTFSVACAFAGEPAQLAGLSLAVGVAVADAVATYAQTRGGSAQALTLKWPNDVQIAGRKLAGILVETMRAAPGQTWAVIGIGLNLERPHALEAALGRSLSGVEELVERPEPNAVLAGLLSALGEHLQRFGTQGLAPFVAPFAARDAFAGRPVRLWQNGAVVLEGVAHGIDVHGRLAIESGGRVQWVHSGEVSLRAADTEQRP, via the coding sequence ATGTCCTCCGCCCCTCCCCCTGCCCGCTGGCGCCTGACCCGCGACCGCATCCAGCCGACCGGTGTCGCGGCCGGCTGGCCGGTCGAGGTGGTCGAGTCCACCGGCTCCACCAATGCGGACCTGATGGCCGCCCTGCGCGCCGCCGTCTGGCCGGCGACCGTCGGCACACCGGCCGGCGCGGCGCCGCTGGTGAGCGCGCGCGTGCTGGCGGCGCTGCGGCAGACCGCCGGCCGCGGCCGCCAGGGCCGCCCCTGGGATGGCGACCACGGCCTGACCTTCTCGGTCGCCTGCGCCTTTGCCGGCGAGCCCGCGCAACTGGCCGGCCTGAGCCTGGCCGTGGGCGTGGCCGTGGCCGATGCCGTGGCCACCTATGCGCAGACGCGCGGCGGCAGCGCGCAGGCCCTGACGCTCAAGTGGCCCAACGATGTCCAGATCGCGGGGCGCAAGCTCGCCGGCATCCTGGTCGAGACGATGCGCGCGGCGCCCGGGCAGACCTGGGCCGTGATCGGCATCGGCCTGAACCTGGAACGCCCGCATGCGCTGGAGGCGGCGCTGGGCCGGTCGCTGTCGGGCGTGGAAGAACTGGTCGAGCGGCCCGAGCCGAACGCGGTGCTGGCCGGGCTGCTGAGCGCGCTGGGCGAACACCTGCAGCGCTTCGGCACACAGGGCCTGGCGCCGTTCGTCGCGCCGTTCGCCGCGCGCGATGCCTTTGCCGGCCGGCCGGTGCGGCTGTGGCAGAACGGCGCCGTGGTGCTGGAAGGCGTGGCGCACGGCATCGATGTCCATGGGCGCCTGGCCATCGAATCCGGCGGACGGGTGCAGTGGGTCCACAGCGGTGAGGTGTCCTTGCGCGCGGCCGACACGGAGCAGCGGCCATGA
- a CDS encoding patatin-like phospholipase family protein — MDSTALLLMGGGSRAAYQVGVLRGIARLARELAPDATGSPFDVICGTSAGAINGVGLARGAPDFLQATEALVQLWARLHADRVYRTDVGRVGASGARWLTALAFGWMTGRTPRALFDNTPLRELLEEQHDAQQLQAAFDAGALRALAVTALSYTTGRHVTFYQSPHVVLPWRRSQRIAVADTIGVPHLLASSSIPFLFPAEPVQLEGSDEWFGDGTMRQMSPLSPAIHLGATRVLVVGAASRQQPGWYDTVPASGYPSLAQVAGQALASVFLDGLSADIERLQHVNAMVSRNPEIADARDGWRKIEVLVMSPSERIELIAARHVQRLPGTVRALLRPLGGTEARGAAFASYLLFEPEFTRELIDLGERDALARRDELAAFLYGVVPDTMAA, encoded by the coding sequence ATGGATTCGACCGCGCTACTGTTGATGGGAGGTGGATCGCGCGCCGCCTACCAGGTGGGCGTGCTGCGCGGCATCGCGCGGCTGGCGCGCGAACTCGCGCCGGATGCGACGGGTTCGCCGTTCGACGTGATCTGCGGGACGTCGGCCGGCGCCATCAACGGTGTCGGGCTGGCGCGCGGCGCACCGGACTTCCTGCAGGCCACCGAGGCACTGGTGCAACTGTGGGCCAGGCTGCATGCCGATCGCGTCTATCGCACCGACGTCGGCCGGGTCGGTGCCAGCGGCGCGCGCTGGCTGACGGCGCTGGCCTTCGGCTGGATGACCGGCCGCACACCGCGCGCCCTGTTCGATAACACACCGCTGCGCGAACTGCTGGAGGAGCAGCACGATGCGCAGCAACTGCAGGCGGCCTTCGATGCCGGCGCCCTGCGCGCGCTGGCGGTCACGGCGCTCAGCTACACCACGGGGCGCCACGTCACGTTCTATCAGTCGCCGCACGTCGTGCTGCCGTGGCGGCGCTCGCAGCGGATCGCCGTGGCCGACACGATCGGCGTGCCGCATCTGCTGGCGTCGTCGAGCATCCCCTTCCTGTTTCCCGCCGAGCCCGTGCAGCTCGAAGGCAGCGATGAATGGTTCGGTGACGGCACGATGCGGCAGATGTCGCCGCTGTCGCCCGCCATCCACCTGGGCGCAACCCGCGTCCTCGTGGTGGGGGCAGCTTCGCGCCAGCAGCCGGGGTGGTATGACACGGTGCCGGCTTCGGGCTATCCGTCGCTGGCGCAGGTGGCGGGGCAGGCGCTGGCGAGTGTGTTCCTCGACGGGCTGTCGGCCGATATCGAGCGGCTGCAGCATGTCAACGCGATGGTCAGCCGCAACCCGGAGATCGCCGACGCGCGCGACGGCTGGCGCAAGATCGAAGTGCTGGTGATGTCGCCGTCCGAGCGCATCGAACTGATCGCCGCCCGCCATGTGCAGCGGCTGCCCGGCACCGTGCGCGCGCTGCTCAGGCCGCTGGGCGGCACCGAGGCGCGCGGGGCGGCCTTTGCCAGCTACCTGCTGTTCGAGCCCGAGTTCACCCGGGAACTGATCGACCTCGGCGAGCGCGATGCGCTGGCCCGCCGCGACGAGTTGGCCGCCTTCCTGTACGGCGTGGTGCCGGACACGATGGCGGCGTGA
- a CDS encoding PhaM family polyhydroxyalkanoate granule multifunctional regulatory protein, which yields MFTQMPNFAEGGFEFLRKLWGGGFAGMPGGGIPGMANFAAPPMDLEELDKRIHDLRAVESWLQLNASLLRTAIQGLEVQRATLVALQTFGSALSPEAMRTAFDNLSGTEGAAPEPESKPAWPHTFTAAKPAPTQAEAPPAKDKASAEAEAEAAAQAEAQARAAAQAAAAALDPSPWWNLLQQQFNQIASSAAAAMPMPQNLMPGFPGGFPGFGGAPGAEGLDSAPEDIEGEGGAAAGKRRAPAGAAAKAAPKTEAKTAATQPAKAPAAKRAKAPEAPKPARKAAAKKAPAKPASDAS from the coding sequence ATGTTCACGCAGATGCCCAACTTCGCCGAAGGCGGCTTCGAATTCCTGCGCAAGCTGTGGGGCGGCGGGTTTGCCGGGATGCCCGGGGGCGGGATACCCGGCATGGCCAACTTTGCCGCGCCGCCGATGGATCTGGAGGAGCTCGACAAGCGCATCCACGATCTGCGCGCGGTGGAAAGCTGGTTGCAGCTCAACGCCAGCCTGCTGCGCACCGCCATCCAGGGGCTGGAGGTGCAGCGTGCCACGCTGGTCGCCCTGCAGACCTTCGGTTCGGCACTGTCGCCCGAAGCCATGCGGACCGCGTTCGATAATCTTTCCGGCACCGAGGGGGCGGCTCCGGAGCCCGAGTCCAAGCCGGCGTGGCCGCACACGTTCACGGCGGCAAAGCCGGCCCCGACGCAAGCCGAGGCGCCACCCGCCAAGGACAAGGCGTCCGCCGAGGCCGAGGCTGAAGCCGCCGCGCAGGCCGAAGCACAAGCGCGGGCTGCCGCCCAGGCGGCCGCGGCGGCGCTCGATCCGTCGCCGTGGTGGAACCTGCTGCAGCAGCAGTTCAACCAGATCGCCAGTTCAGCGGCGGCGGCCATGCCGATGCCGCAGAACCTGATGCCGGGCTTCCCGGGCGGCTTCCCCGGCTTTGGCGGCGCGCCCGGCGCCGAGGGCCTGGACAGCGCCCCCGAAGACATCGAGGGCGAAGGCGGCGCGGCGGCCGGCAAGCGTCGCGCACCGGCCGGTGCTGCCGCCAAGGCGGCACCCAAGACCGAGGCCAAGACCGCAGCTACCCAGCCTGCCAAGGCCCCGGCAGCCAAGCGCGCGAAAGCGCCCGAGGCCCCGAAGCCCGCCAGGAAGGCCGCAGCAAAGAAGGCCCCGGCCAAGCCGGCGTCCGACGCTTCCTGA
- a CDS encoding SPOR domain-containing protein, with translation MTLRLALLLLLLVNGILLAANLGVFGPDMPSGWFESEREPERMRRQIRTEDIRLLDPASASAPAAPKAAPASAPAASSPAAAAASAPAAASAASDASPTALATTDASAPANCMELGGLTEAQATRGTDQLRQLAGVQVERVTRQDDVRWWVHMPARGTRDDADRKMAELKRRNVADSAIVQEGGGFVVSLGLFRDKGRAQQRLDDLRTRDVRTAVLTETHRNTSRAWLRITASGDAAPDLATQLATLKTRLGAEELRACATAPAAATLAAAAH, from the coding sequence ATGACGCTTCGCCTCGCCCTGCTGCTCCTGCTGCTCGTCAACGGCATCCTGCTGGCCGCCAACCTTGGCGTGTTCGGCCCCGACATGCCATCCGGCTGGTTCGAGAGCGAGCGCGAGCCGGAACGCATGCGCCGCCAGATCCGCACCGAGGACATCCGCCTCCTGGATCCGGCCTCCGCCTCCGCGCCGGCCGCGCCCAAGGCGGCCCCGGCCTCCGCGCCCGCCGCCTCGTCACCGGCAGCAGCAGCGGCCTCGGCGCCGGCTGCGGCCTCGGCAGCCAGCGATGCCAGCCCGACCGCGCTCGCCACGACCGACGCAAGCGCCCCAGCCAACTGCATGGAACTCGGCGGACTGACCGAAGCCCAGGCCACGCGCGGCACCGATCAACTGCGCCAACTCGCTGGTGTACAGGTCGAGCGGGTGACCCGCCAGGATGACGTCCGCTGGTGGGTCCACATGCCCGCGCGCGGAACGCGGGACGACGCCGACCGCAAGATGGCCGAACTCAAGCGCCGCAATGTCGCCGATTCGGCCATCGTGCAGGAAGGCGGTGGCTTCGTGGTTTCGCTGGGGCTGTTCCGCGACAAGGGTCGCGCCCAGCAGCGGCTGGACGACCTGCGCACCCGCGACGTGCGCACCGCCGTGCTGACGGAAACGCACCGCAACACGTCACGCGCGTGGCTGCGCATCACGGCATCGGGCGATGCCGCACCGGACCTGGCGACCCAGCTGGCCACCCTCAAGACACGCCTGGGCGCCGAGGAATTGCGCGCCTGCGCAACCGCGCCGGCGGCCGCCACCCTTGCCGCCGCCGCGCACTGA
- a CDS encoding enoyl-CoA hydratase/isomerase family protein, producing the protein MNSLAPRFARYQALTLVQHGPILEIVMGAAQSSNRKLSTADASLHRELAEIWRDVSAEPSVRVALIRGEGQGFSAGGDLHLVEQMADDFEVRTRVWHEARDLVYNLIHCDKPVVSAMHGPAVGAGLVAGLLADISIAAKDARIVDGHTRLGVAAGDHAAIVWPLLCGMAKAKYYLLLCESMTGDEAERIGLVSLAVPEKELVNRAFEIAERLAAGSQTAIRWTKYALNNWLRLAGPTFDTSLALEFMGFAGPDVHEGIASLRQKRPPNFDAA; encoded by the coding sequence ATGAACTCGCTCGCCCCACGCTTTGCCCGTTACCAGGCCCTGACGCTCGTGCAGCACGGCCCCATCCTCGAGATCGTGATGGGGGCGGCGCAGTCGTCCAACCGCAAGCTGTCCACCGCCGATGCCAGCCTGCACCGTGAGCTGGCCGAGATCTGGCGCGACGTGTCGGCCGAGCCGTCGGTGCGCGTGGCGTTGATCCGCGGCGAGGGGCAGGGCTTTTCGGCTGGGGGCGACCTGCACTTGGTCGAACAGATGGCCGACGATTTCGAGGTGCGCACCCGCGTCTGGCACGAGGCGCGCGACCTGGTCTACAACCTCATCCACTGCGACAAGCCTGTCGTCAGTGCCATGCACGGCCCGGCGGTGGGCGCGGGGCTGGTCGCCGGATTGCTGGCGGATATCTCGATTGCGGCCAAGGATGCGCGCATCGTCGACGGCCATACCCGGCTGGGCGTGGCGGCCGGGGACCATGCCGCGATCGTCTGGCCGCTGCTGTGCGGCATGGCCAAGGCCAAGTATTACCTGCTGCTGTGCGAATCGATGACGGGCGACGAGGCCGAGCGGATCGGGCTGGTGTCTCTGGCGGTGCCGGAGAAGGAGCTGGTCAACCGCGCCTTCGAGATCGCCGAGCGGCTGGCGGCGGGCTCGCAGACGGCCATCCGCTGGACCAAGTACGCACTCAACAACTGGCTGCGCCTGGCCGGGCCCACCTTCGATACCTCGCTGGCGCTCGAATTCATGGGGTTTGCCGGGCCGGATGTGCACGAAGGCATTGCCAGCCTGCGCCAGAAGCGGCCGCCCAATTTCGATGCCGCCTGA